GCAGATGCGATAGATGAAAAGATTAGACAATTTGAGACAAGAGAACCTCACAATTTGGAGCCTTCATCGAGAGAAGATAATCACGATGAAAATGAATGTCGAGATGTACATATAAATACTGATGTGGATCGTGATTTACTTTCTAAGGTAAGTTATACGATTAATTTAACATGACTTTTGAAATTGACATGTGCttactgaagtgaataatgaaaTTTGGACCCATGTATTTACAATAGGCTTTCTTATGGAGGAGATTCTGAAATTTTAATTCCAATGAATCATTTTACAGATGGGTAGTCCTAACAGTATGGTTGATAGAAATGGCGATGCTTCTGAAGCTCTAGCACAAGCATTGCAGGATAAGGTTTTCCTTCTTTGTCAaattttaaaagttttgtttATGCAATTGTGTACAAATCATAAATACAGTCTTCATTATTTGTTTGATTTTGTGTACAAATTATAAATGCAATCTGTAATGAAAATTTTCAGGTTGCAACATTATTGCTTTTGTCACAGCAAGAAGAAAGGCATTTGCTGGAAAGAAATGTGAATGCTGCTCTTCAAAAGAAGATAGAGGAACTTCATAGAAACCTACTTCAGGTGTTTTATATTTGACAGTGTTTGGTTCTTTCAAGCTTTCTTCTCTGAAATTACAGTTTTAAGTCCCAGTAATTTTCTGAGTCTAGAAACCTAACTTTTAATAGATCATGATTTTCATTTTGTATGTAATTGGTCAATGGCTTCGATAAGTTGTCTATATATGTCTGTTGCACCTGTTTTTTGGTGTTCATTCATTAATGAATTTGTGCATGCTTCTTCATTTGAAGATTAATATTTTGAGTTCATTTTTTGACACTGTAATTTTAATTATTGGTCTAGGTTATGAATGAAAAGGTAAGAGCTTTGATGGAGTTGGCGCATCTGAAGCAGGAACATCAACTTCTTCGAGAGTAAGATTTCTTCTTGTCAGAGTGTTGAGCTTTTTCAAGTTGGCTCTGTttgcttttcttttgataattccTTTTGTTTTACTAGTTATAAATTAGGTATATTACTGGTTGTAGCTCTTTAGGATGTAGATGTACAAACATGTACTGCTGATGTGTATAATAGTGTAAATCCACCAAGTTGTCTTCCATTTGGTAATTGTAAATATTATCAGTTTATCTCTGAGCTTGGCCTACATCAATCTGGGATAGATAGGTGTCATATGTTACTCTGTtatgttattgttattttaaCTTTTTGCTATAGTTTGGTTCTCATAACATTATTAATATTAGTTCAAGCTGATACTGTGATCCATTTATGCAGGAACATTTCTGGTAACGTGAATACAGAAAAAGTGTTGGCTAATGTTGGGGGTAGAAGTGTTGTTGCTCCTGAAATAGGAGGAAGATTAACAAACTTGCTGAAGAAAACAAATTTGAAACGCTTGGTTGGTTCACTAGACTTTAGAGGACGCGAAGGGGAAGTTCATCTGAACAATGAAGGGAACTTCTCTGGCAGGAAATCTGATAACATGGACTTTGCCAGGTTTGTGGTAAACTTTGAATACTTTGAGTTGCGAAAAATGAATATCTGTAGTTGGTTGGTTTTTCTGGGTGCAAATGTCCACCTGTTCTAGAAACTAATGTTCCCGTAGAATTGTGGATTTTCTTAATCCATTTTACattcttattttttttgttattgttaATTCACCAGGATGAAGATTGAAAATGCAAATCTTAAGGAGAGCATGGAAAGTATGGAGCATCTGATTTCTTCAATTCATAGGCTTCGTCTGTCTCTTCTTGTAAAGGTAAAATCTGTAACACTTTTATGTATCTAAAAACTGATGGCATTCTAACTTGTgcttgttttgtgaaatcaattctgttattttgtgttttttttaaacTCATCTTTTTAGTTTCTGCTGTAACATATCGTTCAGGCCAAAGAGTCAGAGACTACCACAGGTACAGTTGCTATCATGCCAGAATCTCTGGATGAGATAATCTACAAGGCAAAACTTGTGAAGACTGCTCTTGGCAGCTCCTTACCGATTAGCTGGTCGGCAGAGGCAGATTTGGGATTGGATGGTGAAGGAGTTGGGAATGAGCAAGGTGACATTTTCGGGAGCTCCACAAACGAAAAGATAGATTTTGTTGCTGCTGCAGGATTTGAGATGGTGGAGCTCTTGATACTTGCCGCTCAGATCTTGAAGGATAACACCCCGAAAGTGGCTTCATATGCAGAGTGCTGATTGATCTTGTAATCTGTTTCATTTGGCAATGATTATGGTGCCTAACTTAACCATGATCTGTTAAGCGCTTGCATTGGAATGGAAGAGGTCGATTTACAAGACAAGGTATGCGGTGTAAGAAGAGGTCAACATAAAAGTTTGTGCTGTAATCAAGGTGGATTTCATTTACATGTCTTGTCCTGTTAACACTACGTCTACAATTCATGTATTATTTGTATTATAAATATGTTTCAATATAAAATTATCCTGAAAAAGTGTTTGTTGCTCATACAAAAGTGGTATGTACATTGATGATTTATCAAGTCCAGAGTATCGGAAGCTGAATCAGCAAacaaaacaataattatgtttgggaATTATAGGGCAGTTACCTTTGCAAACCAAATCATCAAATAGCGCAATgtatcaccaattcaccaaaacAGATGAGCCTAGACATGCGTCACAAATCAATAATTAATTCATCATCACgtgtgatatatttatatatatttctatatttCTGGTAACCGAAAGTGCGTCTTTGTTTTTGTTAGAATATTTGGTCTGCATTAAACATCAGAACACATCAGCAAAGTTACGTTTTTCTTTCAGTCTTGTCTATCTTTTCTCCAGATGAGTCTATCtttatttttgatattttttaaattagatGACAGTTGTAAAACCCCATATAAATAAGTCTTATTATCTCAGTTGTTTAGGGGTGATAAGAGAACAGATTTCATTTGTAAAATATGAGTTTTTTCAGAGAGAGAGCttgagagagaaacacttgggtcttGGGTGAGAGATTTCTTTGTACATGGTCAAGTGTACTTGGAGTTTTGCTTGGGTTCAAGGCATTGTAATCCATCAAGTGTAGAAGTTCTCTAGTGGTGACAAGTTGTAATCTTCATTGTTGTTTCATAATGCAGAGAAGAACATCCCAAGATGAAGCTGGTGTGAGGAAGGTGAATTCCCTAACAGTGGTATCAAGAGTCAGGTTGATTGACAAAGTTCAGCTTCAAGATCAAAGGTGACAAAGAAGGGAAGAACTGGCTGAATCAAGTTCTTCATCAGAATGTGACACAGGACAAATTTCAGTCAAGAAAGAAGTCCAAGAATCAAGTTCGAAGGTTCAAGAATCTGTTCAAAGTCTCTTGGATTAGAGTTATTGCAACAATATGAGTAATATGAAGCTTGAAATAGAGAGGTTTGATGGTAATGGGGATTTTAGAATTTGGAGAAGGAAGATTAAAGGAATGTTGGCTTCTCAAAAGTTATTGCGTGTTCTTGAAGATCTCATTTCATGGCCTGAAGGTACTACAAAAGATCAAAAAGAAGAAATGCTCGAATCAGCCATTGGGATTATGATTTTTCATTTGTCGGACTCCATCATTCGAATGGTTGATAAAGAAGACACTCCATCCAAGATTTGGAAGAAACTAGATGAGTTATTTCAGCAACAGACTCTCACCAACAAAATCTTTCTTAAGGAAATAATCTTTGAATTTAAGATGAGCAGTAGCAAGAGTTTGGAGCAGAATTTGGATGAGTTTCTAAGGATGAACATTGAGTTGGCTAACTCAGGAGAAGGAGAAGCTTTTAGTGATGAAAACCAAgcaattatcattttaaattctTTGCCTGAATCGTTTAAGGAGGTCAAAAGTGCTATCAAGTATGGTCGTACATCAATTACTTTAGAAGAAATAATTTCAACATTGAAATCAAAGGATTTAGAGTTAAAATCAGAAAAATCTTCTTCACCAAACCTTGGAGAAAGCAACTACGCAAGGGGTCGATCACCACACAAAAACTCAAATGGCTATCATGGTAAAAGGCACAGCAAGAGCAGAGGTAGATTTGGTTCCAGAGGTCCAAACAATTCAAGGACGTGTTTTCATTGTGGCaagcttggtcacatgaagagaGATTGTTATCTCTGGCTCAGAAAACAAAAGGGCAGGAGTTCCATCTGTGAAAGTGCTAAATCCATCTACGAGGGAAAATCTGAACATACGGATTCAGTAAATATTGGAAAAGCTTGTAATGATGTTAAAGCTTTAATTGCAGCAACAggagaaaatgaaaaagattggATCTTGGACTCTGGGTGTTCATACCATATGACTTTCAATAAAGAATGGCTTCAAGATTTCAGAGAGTTGAATGGTGGTAAGGTTATTATGGGGAATAATCAATCTTGCCAAGTAACTGGAATAGGCTCAATCAACATCAAAATGTTTGATGGTGTCATTCGAACATTGAAGAATGTCAGGTATGTTCTTAATCTATCTAGAAATTTGGTTTCACCAAGCATGCTTGATGATGCAGATTATATAGTAAAAATAGAGCATGGAACCATGAAGATTTGTAGAGGTTCAATGGTAGTTCTTAAGGGAATTAAGGACTCTCTATACTACCTAATTGGTGAAACAGTAACTGGCAGCAACACTTTAGCTGAGGCACCAGAAGATCACAAGGAAATCCTATGGCATAGGAGACTTGGTCACATAAGTGATAAAGGCTTGCAAGTGTTAAAGCAACAAAGCTTACTTGGAAAGGATAAGGTGAGCAAGGTAGATTTTTGTGAGAATTGTGTCTTGGGCAAACATCACAGATTGGCTTTCAAAGTTGGGCAACACAATTCAAGGGGCATACTTGAATACCTACATGCAGACTTATGGGGTCCAGAAAAGGTTCCAACAATTGGAGGTAACAATTACTTTCTTTCTATTTTAGATGATTTTTCTAGAAAAGTATGGGTGCATTTATTGAAACATAAAAATGATGCATTTGAGGCTTTTAAAAATTGGATAATTCTTATGGAAAATCAAACAAATAGGAAGATTAAAATATTGAGGACCGATAATGGATTAGAATTTTTCAATGAGATATTTTATTCATATTGTAGAGAGAATGGTATTCAAAGACATAGGACTGTGAGATTAAAACCTCAACAAAATGGGGTGGCTGAAAGAATGAACCGAACACTACTTGATAAAACTAGATGTATGATGATTAGTTCAAGTATACCCAAGGGATTTTGGGGGAAGCTATAATGACAGCTGCATATCTAGTAAATAGATGTCCTAATATAACTATAGAGTTTAAGACACCTGAAGAAAAATGGTCCAATAAACCACCAAACTTGTCTTACTTAAGAGTTTTTGGGTGTGCTGCTTATGCACACCAAAGAGAGGGTAAATTAGATCCTAGAGCAGTTAAGTGTGTATTTTTGGGTTACCCACAGGGAACTAAAGGTTACAAATTATGGGTTAAAGAAAACAAATGTTACAAACTTATAATCAGTCGTGATGTCATATTTAAAGAAGATTGTTTTCCTTGTTTATCTCAAACTAACATTCTTGCAGGTCAAGAACAAAATAGTACTAACAATGCAGGTACAATAGAGACTTTAGTTCAGATGGAAACAAGAGCACCCAACAAAAATCAGGTGGAAGAAAATAAGATTCAGACCCCTACTCAAACTCAAGCTGAAATGCAACCAGAACAAAGTGTAGATACATCTGAAATTCATGCAGATCAGAATGCGTCATATCAACTTGCAAGAGACATAGTCAGGAGATAACCAAAACCAGTCCAGAAGCTTACACTTACAGCGTGGGATGACATGATAGCTTATGCACTGATGTCTGCACTTGAGTTAGCTAATTCAGAACCCAACTCATATGAAGAGGCAGTAAAAGGTTCAGATTCAAAGCATTGGATTGATGCTATGAAGGAGGAAATGAGGTCTTTGTACAAGAATGATACTTGGACACTGGTTAATAGACCCAAAGACAATAATGTAGTAGCATGTAGATGGTTGTTCAAAGTAAAAGAAGGCATGAATGATCAAGAACTAGTGAGATACAAAGCAAGGTTGGTTGCTAAGGGCTTCATTCAAAAGGAAGGAGTGAATTTTACAGAGATTTTCTCACcagtcattaaatataaaaccATAAGAATCATTTTATCTTTGGTTGCCCAGTTCAATCTGGAACTTGACCAGATGGATGTAAAAACTGCTTTTTTACATGATGACTTAGAAGAGACTATTTACATGGAGCAACCAATTGGGTTTGAGATGTTCAAAGGCCAAGATAAAGTTTGTTTGCTCAAGAGATCGTTGTATGGCCTCAAGCAATCTCCTCGGTAGTGGTATAAACGTTTTGATGGGTTCATGATAAAGCATGGTTTTCAAATAAGCTACTATGATCCTTGCCTCTACTTCAAAGGAAAACAATTCAAAGATATTGAGTTTCTATTGTTGTGTATGGATGATATGTTGCTGATTAGTGACAAAAGGAACAAGTTGAATAAATTGAAGGCTCTTCTCAAAAcagaatttgaaatgaaggatttgggcatGGCTACAAAGATTTTAGGTATGGAGATCAAGAGAAATAGGGATCAACATACCATCTTCATCAATCAAAAGTCTTATGttgaaaaggttctaaaaaagtTTTCTATGAAGGGTGCTAAAGCTGTCAAACAGCCATTGACAAGTCAATATCAGCTTACAAATGCTGATTGTCCTAAAACTGAGTTTGAAAGGGAAGATATGGCCAATGTACCTTATTCTAATGCTGTTGGAGCTATAATGTATCTAATGATTTGTACTAGGCCTGATTTATCACACTCGATTAGTGCTCTAAGTAGATTCATGGCAAATCCCGGAAGAATTCATTGGGATGCTATGAAGTGGTTGCTGCGTTATTTGATTAATACTACTAGATATGGGTTGGTGTACAAGCAGCATCATAATCAGGTGGAAATCAGTGGGTTTGTAGACTCGGATTATGCTGGAGACTGAGACACTAGAAAGTCTACTACAGCCTATTACTTTCTAGTAAGTGAGAATTGTGTGAGTTGGAAGTCTCAACTACAATTTGTAGTTGCACTTTCAACTGCTGAAGTTGAGTACTTGGCTGCTACTGAAGCAATCAAAGAAGGTATTTGGATTCAAGGTCTTCTAAAAGAGCTACAAGTGTTCAAAGGAAAAGCTACAATTTTTTCAGATAGTCAAAGTGCCATACATTTGTGTAAGAATCCAGTATTTCATGACCAGACTAAGCATGTGGAGATCAAGTATCACTTTATTCGTGACAAGGTCACTGAAGGTGTAATCAATGTCGAAAAAGTCCCCACAGAAGAGAACCCCGCTGATGCTGGAACTAAGATATTGCCATTGAGCAAGTTTAACTACTGTCTAAGCTTGCTCGGAATTGATCATGGATGATAGTTGATGGCTGAACTGGGATCCTTGGGAAGTTATGTTTACCTCTGCAATCCATGTTTAATGAAGACCAAGGTGGAAATTTGTTAGAATATTTGGTCTGCATTAAACATCAGAACACATCAGCAAAGTTACGTTTTTCTTCCAGTCTTGTCTATTTTTTCTCCAGATGAGTCTATGtttatttatgatattttttaaattagatGACAGTTGTAAAACCCCCTATAAATAAGTCTTATTATCTCTGTTGTTTAGGGGTGATAGGAGAACAGATTTCATTTGTAAAATAAGAGCTTTTTCAGAGAGAGAGCttgagagagaaacacttgggtcttGGGTGAGAGATTTCTTTGTACATGGTTAAGTGTACTTGGGGTTTTGCTTGAGTTCAAGGCATTGTAATCCATCAAGTGTAGAAGTTCTCTAGTAGTGACAAGTTGTAATCTTCATTGTTGTTTCATAGTGCAGAGAAGAACATCCCAAAATGAAGCTGGTGTGAGGAAGGTGAATTCCCTAACAGTTTTTAAACTGAATGTCCAATCTAGAGTGTAAATTACTAGTAAAATGCAGTTCTAAAGTATCATCTGGATTGGTGATTAAAACCGAATGAAAACCAATGCAAAGATGAAAAATGGTACAAAAACATGGTCTTATAACGATGGTTCTTGATACAGAAAAACCTTTGACTTGTAAATGCATATGAAGTCACTTGAAACCTCAACAACAGAGTACCACTCAAAACATTTGAACGATAAAAAGCAAAGCCCAAATATATAGGGTTACACAATGAGCAAGAATCTGAGAGTTGGTCCTTGTCTGTAAGTCTACTATGATTCAGCAGTGACTTCCACAGCAGCGACTCTCTCGCTCAAGGAATTCTCTTCACTATCGCCCTCAAGCTGGCTGTAATTTCCTTTCTCCTTGAAGAGTTGAATGTGGTGATGCTTGCAGTAGAGCTTTCCCTCATGTGCAATATAGTTGGATGGGCTTATGGTGCAACCCCCATAAGTGCATTTGAAGCAACTCTTGTGGTAAGGAGTTCCATTAACCGTCACCTTAGCAAAAATCAACATATGAACCAGGATTAGGTGGTTTTATCAATATGTTTGTTTTACTTTACCGAGCAAATTTATTTATGAGATTTTTTCTCAagtacaattttttttgttttttttacttttttatagttcttactttttttttttaaaatacgcaatcaaatttttaaaaatacaattttcaaaATTTCACAATTAAAAAAATTCGGTACTAAAAAATAACTTGAAAACAATTCACTGGACTaactaaacataaaataaaaaataaaaaaaaaaacctaaaatcaACATGAAAAAAacttgaaaacaaaacaaaaaaataaaaaagacaaaaccgtaaaaatgtaaaaaaaacataatttttttagtaaAAATTAGTATTTAATGTAATTTTccctttatttatttagtttgtCCTAATTTCTGGGATTTTTTATGTTGAAAGAAAAAATCTTGAATAATATGGATTGAATTAAGGAGTCAAATGTTGAACGAATGTATCCATACATAATGCAATGTTTAGAAGCTAAGGTTGAGTCATTTCACAGGTGAACTATAATTACCTTCTCAATCGGATAAGCGGTTTTGTTACATCCCACGCACTTATCTTTGGTGCCCGCAAACATATTCGAGACTGTCTTTGCATTCTGTAGAATCCAAATCCAAATCCAAATCCAAATCCAATATTATAAAAGCGCTATTAATTATATCATATGAACAACATATAAAAGAGTTGGGATCGTGATTGTAATCGACCATAAATTACATACCTCGCTAGTTGGTTTTTCTGGTTTCAAGATCTTAGGAGTCCCTGATGTTGAATAAGAAACAAATAATTAGTATCAGAAAAGAGTCTATATTGAGTTGAGTTATTAAACTCTTAGGTCTGTCACCTTCAAAACTCTTGTCCAGGCTACCAGTTCGCTTGAAGAGTTGATCATAGTGAGGCCTGCAGTAGAGGACCCCTTCAAACGAACAATAGCTGCTAAGCTGCAAAATGaattaataacaacaacaaaaaatgtcATCCTTTCATGAATGGCTAGTCTATCTTAAAAAAGACTAAATCGCTAGTCTAGCTATATGAGTTGCCTATAGCTGGC
The genomic region above belongs to Humulus lupulus chromosome 1, drHumLupu1.1, whole genome shotgun sequence and contains:
- the LOC133795761 gene encoding uncharacterized protein LOC133795761 isoform X1, whose amino-acid sequence is MDASVNENESLKLRIRRLEQERDELHKDIEQLCMQQAGPGYLAVATKMHFQRIAGLEQEIESLKQKLATCSRENLNLQEELSEAYRIKSQLADLHSAEVAKNVEAEKQLKFFQSCVAAAFAERDNAIMEAEKAKENEEFMSKKFNDLQRRIEELTAECSAQKKLTDELQVSLQIKEEQNETFKKVIDQFYQIRQQSVDGFQDTSWDYKCACLLHDPVEFWSFNDSTTTKYISALEAELEMVRKCADSFQHKLRVGLEIENHLKRRVRELEKKMIYTDKMMKSSIEELRHRHSESRVQVVNLLDGGKSFIKSVADAIDEKIRQFETREPHNLEPSSREDNHDENECRDVHINTDVDRDLLSKMGSPNSMVDRNGDASEALAQALQDKVATLLLLSQQEERHLLERNVNAALQKKIEELHRNLLQVMNEKVRALMELAHLKQEHQLLRENISGNVNTEKVLANVGGRSVVAPEIGGRLTNLLKKTNLKRLVGSLDFRGREGEVHLNNEGNFSGRKSDNMDFARMKIENANLKESMESMEHLISSIHRLRLSLLVKAKESETTTGTVAIMPESLDEIIYKAKLVKTALGSSLPISWSAEADLGLDGEGVGNEQGDIFGSSTNEKIDFVAAAGFEMVELLILAAQILKDNTPKVASYAEC
- the LOC133795761 gene encoding uncharacterized protein LOC133795761 isoform X2, with translation MEAEKAKENEEFMSKKFNDLQRRIEELTAECSAQKKLTDELQVSLQIKEEQNETFKKVIDQFYQIRQQSVDGFQDTSWDYKCACLLHDPVEFWSFNDSTTTKYISALEAELEMVRKCADSFQHKLRVGLEIENHLKRRVRELEKKMIYTDKMMKSSIEELRHRHSESRVQVVNLLDGGKSFIKSVADAIDEKIRQFETREPHNLEPSSREDNHDENECRDVHINTDVDRDLLSKMGSPNSMVDRNGDASEALAQALQDKVATLLLLSQQEERHLLERNVNAALQKKIEELHRNLLQVMNEKVRALMELAHLKQEHQLLRENISGNVNTEKVLANVGGRSVVAPEIGGRLTNLLKKTNLKRLVGSLDFRGREGEVHLNNEGNFSGRKSDNMDFARMKIENANLKESMESMEHLISSIHRLRLSLLVKAKESETTTGTVAIMPESLDEIIYKAKLVKTALGSSLPISWSAEADLGLDGEGVGNEQGDIFGSSTNEKIDFVAAAGFEMVELLILAAQILKDNTPKVASYAEC
- the LOC133795778 gene encoding LIM domain-containing protein WLIM1-like; this translates as MATFAGTTQKCTACNKTVYLVDKLTADTRIYHKACFRCHHCRSTLKLSSYCSFEGVLYCRPHYDQLFKRTGSLDKSFEGTPKILKPEKPTSENAKTVSNMFAGTKDKCVGCNKTAYPIEKVTVNGTPYHKSCFKCTYGGCTISPSNYIAHEGKLYCKHHHIQLFKEKGNYSQLEGDSEENSLSERVAAVEVTAES